The Nostoc cf. commune SO-36 genomic sequence CAAGTTCAGCATTAGGAATACCTTGAGTAAGTTGCTGGGAAAACTTTAATGGAGTGAGAATATCTTGTTTACCAACTAAAACCAAGGTAGGACAATGAATTTGTTGCAGGCTATCTGTTGTGTCACTGCTAAGGATGGCTTGACTGTGATGATAGAGCGAATGAGTTGCAGGCGGAAAAGGATATCTGATGGCAAATTCGATCAGACCTTCGATCATTCCAGGAATCGAGTAGAAAGTGTCTGTAAATATCCAAGGCAATACAACTTTTTCATAAAGCTTTAAGTCTACATTGCTAGGAAGTTCGCCCCAAGTCTCGATTATGCTGTTGAATAATGCATCACCCTTTGCCAAAGATGAAAGTAGCATCAGACTTTTTACCTTTTCAGGGTGTGCTAACACTAACTCTTGGGCTATCTGACTACCCATTGAATGGCCTGCTAGATGCACCTGACTAATCCCAATGTGATCGAGCAATGCTGCAACGTCACTAGCCATTTGTTTTGAGACTATAGGGGTCTTCGGGAGCAGAACTTCTCCCCATACCGTCGTTTATCTAAGCGAATGACTTGATACTGCGAAACCAGGGATGGCATGATCAGCGACCAATAGGCATGATCGCAAAGATAGCCAGCTATTAATAGCAAAGGCTCACCCCTTCCCTTAATGTCGTAGAACAAATCAATCCCGTTAATTTCAACCTTGGGCATAGTAAATAATTCTGCTAAATCTTATTTTTAAAAAGGAATAGACAAGGCGTGCTGCTACGTCTTGAATCTCTCATCCACGGGAATTTGATAACCATTGGCAAGACGATTAGTCATATTGGCTGTAGCTGCGATCGCCATTAGTTCCCCGAATATAGTATCATTCATACCCTTGGCACGCGCCGACGCTGTGTGCGAGGCAATGCAGTACTCACAGCCATTAGTTGCACTCACGGCAATATAAATCAGTTCGCGCATGAGCGGATCAATTTCACCGGGGCTAGTCATCACTTCCTTTACAGATTGCCACGTTCGTTGCAAGGTGGGGGGATGGTTGGCTATGGCTTTCCAAAAGTTATTGATGTAGTCATTCTGACGTGTAACGCGGATGTCGTCATACACTGCACGTACTTCGTCGCTGGCTTCTTCGTATTCAATCAGCTTAGTCATGTTTTAATTCCATATAGTTTCCCCAGCGAGTGGGAACCCCTAGATTGTAATACTGAGTTGCAATTAAAGATAATAATTTGAGTCTTTGAGGCTGAAACTTTTGCTCCCCTCTACCTACAAACGACTTGGCATAGGCTAGTACCGCAAGTCAAAAGTCAAAATGAATACAGTGTAAGCATTTCCTTCATTTGGAATGGGTGGCTTATTTATGCCGTGTTGTACTAGCTGTTGGGTGTTCTACTAGAACAAACTAAATAAGAAATTTACACTATTCTGTCAGAGAAATAGGTGGGGTTCTCCATGAAGAAATTGCTCCAGCGTATTAAAGCATTACTCCAACGTATCCTTAAGAGGTTTTCATCCAATTCTCAGCAACCATCGCCCCTAATAAATTATCGACTATTAGAAACTTCTCTTCCTAACGTTTCTCCCCGATGGGAATCTGGTTTGGTGCTGGTGTGTTCACAATGTGCAAACGAGCAGTCAGGTTCAACAGCTTCCGAAGACTTAGAGAATTGGTTGAAATGTCGTTTAAAGTTTGAGGGATTATGGGGTGAATTTCGGGTCGTTAGCACCAGTTGTTTAGGCGTTTGTCCACGGATAGGTATTACTGTTGTTGTTGTAAGTAACGGAAGTCACGGGAATAGTCCATGTTTAATTGTAAATCCCCAGAGCGATCGCGAACTTCTCTACTCATACATCAAACAAAATAAAGCCTGAGTTCAAAGCTTTACTAACGGTGAGATTAGGATATTTTTTAACTAAATTATTTGATTTAAAACAGTGTTTTGAAACAAACCATAGTTTGTTAAGGGGAAAATGAAAAAGGGGTGAATATTTGAATTCACCCCTTGATTTTTTGCAGACTATAAAGAATACTTATCTACACTGTGTTAGTGCTATCATCATCTGAACAATTACTACTTTAAGTGAGGTATATTTGGTATTGTCAAAGTACTTGGAGAATTAATTGTTCGAGAATTAGCAGATGAGGAATTAGTGCTTGGGGAACTGAGATTTAAGAAATTGATGAGTTTAAGAGTACGATTACGAATTTTCCAGCGACCATTGTTGTTGATGACTTGATCTTCATAAGTGCCATTGGCGACATCAATGCTCGTTTCCGAACGTTTGTGAGTCGCATGGAGGTAAGAGGTCATCGTTGCTTTATTCTTCT encodes the following:
- a CDS encoding nuclear transport factor 2 family protein — its product is MFIVDCFTQDAVVTAIFPDGASETRYGTDSWADFVYSVFQGNEYQATQHLMGTINISVEKNKATMTSYLHATHKRSETSIDVANGTYEDQVINNNGRWKIRNRTLKLINFLNLSSPSTNSSSANSRTINSPSTLTIPNIPHLK
- a CDS encoding (2Fe-2S) ferredoxin domain-containing protein, which produces MKKLLQRIKALLQRILKRFSSNSQQPSPLINYRLLETSLPNVSPRWESGLVLVCSQCANEQSGSTASEDLENWLKCRLKFEGLWGEFRVVSTSCLGVCPRIGITVVVVSNGSHGNSPCLIVNPQSDRELLYSYIKQNKA
- a CDS encoding carboxymuconolactone decarboxylase family protein; this encodes MTKLIEYEEASDEVRAVYDDIRVTRQNDYINNFWKAIANHPPTLQRTWQSVKEVMTSPGEIDPLMRELIYIAVSATNGCEYCIASHTASARAKGMNDTIFGELMAIAATANMTNRLANGYQIPVDERFKT